Proteins from a genomic interval of Luteibacter pinisoli:
- the rplP gene encoding 50S ribosomal protein L16, with translation MLQPKRTKYRKMHKGRNDGLAFNSNLVSFGEYGLKATTHGQLTARQIEAARRCITRYVKRGGKLWIRVFPDKPITRKPIEVRMGAGKGGVEFWVALIQPGRMLYEIEGVDEATAREAMRLAAAKLSVQTQFVSRAVM, from the coding sequence ATGTTGCAACCGAAGCGTACCAAGTACCGCAAGATGCATAAGGGCCGTAACGACGGCCTGGCATTCAATTCCAACCTCGTGAGCTTTGGCGAGTACGGCCTCAAGGCGACGACGCATGGTCAGCTGACCGCGCGTCAGATCGAAGCGGCCCGTCGTTGCATCACGCGCTACGTCAAGCGTGGCGGCAAGTTGTGGATCCGCGTGTTCCCGGACAAGCCGATCACCCGCAAGCCCATCGAAGTTCGAATGGGTGCCGGTAAGGGTGGCGTCGAGTTCTGGGTTGCTCTGATCCAGCCGGGCCGCATGCTTTATGAAATCGAAGGCGTCGACGAAGCAACCGCACGTGAGGCCATGCGCCTTGCCGCTGCCAAGCTCTCGGTCCAGACCCAGTTCGTGTCCAGGGCGGTGATGTAA
- the rpmC gene encoding 50S ribosomal protein L29: protein MAIKEIKDKSAEELNQHLLDLRKEQFNLRMQKGSGQLNQPHQLRRVRRDIARTKFVLGEKK from the coding sequence ATGGCCATCAAAGAAATCAAAGACAAGTCGGCGGAAGAGCTGAATCAGCATCTGCTGGACCTTCGCAAGGAGCAGTTCAATCTGCGCATGCAGAAGGGCTCCGGCCAGCTCAACCAGCCGCACCAGCTGCGCCGCGTTCGGCGCGACATCGCCCGCACGAAGTTCGTGCTCGGCGAGAAGAAGTAA
- the rpsQ gene encoding 30S ribosomal protein S17: MSDNTKTARTLVGRVISNKMASTVTVLIERQVQHPLLGKIIRRSTKLHAHDETGANEGDVVRIAECRPLSKTKHHRVVEIVTRAEV, translated from the coding sequence ATGAGCGATAACACGAAAACAGCGCGTACCCTTGTCGGTCGCGTCATTAGCAACAAGATGGCCAGCACTGTCACGGTCCTGATCGAGCGCCAGGTGCAGCATCCGCTGCTCGGCAAGATCATCCGCCGCTCCACCAAGCTCCACGCGCACGATGAAACCGGTGCGAATGAGGGCGACGTGGTGCGTATCGCAGAGTGCCGTCCGCTGTCGAAGACCAAGCATCACCGCGTGGTCGAAATCGTCACGCGCGCTGAAGTCTAA
- the rplN gene encoding 50S ribosomal protein L14, with amino-acid sequence MIQVQSMLSAADNSGAKEMMCIKVLGGSKRRYASVGDVIKVTIKDAIPRGKVKKGEVYNAVVVRTAKGVRRPDGSVIRFDGNAAVILNNKLEPIGTRIFGPVTRELRSEKFMKIVSLAPEVL; translated from the coding sequence ATGATTCAGGTACAGAGCATGCTTTCCGCGGCTGATAACAGCGGCGCGAAGGAAATGATGTGCATCAAGGTGCTGGGCGGCTCGAAGCGCCGTTACGCCAGCGTCGGTGATGTGATCAAGGTGACGATCAAGGACGCGATCCCCCGCGGCAAGGTCAAGAAGGGCGAGGTGTACAACGCCGTGGTGGTTCGTACCGCCAAGGGTGTGCGCCGTCCGGATGGCTCGGTGATCCGTTTCGACGGTAACGCGGCCGTCATCCTCAACAATAAGCTCGAGCCGATCGGTACCCGTATCTTCGGGCCGGTTACCCGCGAGCTGCGCAGCGAGAAGTTCATGAAGATCGTCTCGCTCGCGCCTGAAGTGCTCTGA
- the rplX gene encoding 50S ribosomal protein L24 gives MNRIRKGDHVVVLTGKNKGQRGDVLRVDGDRVVVSNVNIIKRHTKPNPQANQPGGIVEREASIHISNVQLFNSAANKGERVGTKTLEDGRKVRVFVSGEVVDA, from the coding sequence ATGAACCGTATCCGCAAGGGTGACCACGTCGTCGTGCTCACCGGCAAGAACAAGGGCCAGCGCGGCGATGTGCTGCGTGTCGACGGCGACCGCGTGGTCGTCTCGAACGTCAACATCATCAAGCGTCACACCAAGCCGAACCCCCAGGCCAACCAGCCTGGCGGTATCGTCGAGCGTGAGGCCTCGATCCACATTTCCAATGTCCAGCTCTTCAACTCCGCCGCTAACAAGGGCGAGCGCGTGGGCACCAAGACGCTCGAAGACGGGCGCAAGGTGCGCGTGTTCGTCTCCGGCGAAGTCGTCGACGCGTAA
- the rplE gene encoding 50S ribosomal protein L5, whose product MTRLETFYKDSVMQKLTERFGYQNVMEVPRITKITLNMGVGEAAGNKKILDNAVADMTKIAGQKPVTTKARVSVASFKIRDGWPIGCKVTLRRAQMWEFLDRLINISLPRTRDFRGVSGRAFDGRGNYNFGIKEQIIFPEIDFDQVDALRGMDISITTTAKSDEEAKALLEAFSFPFRN is encoded by the coding sequence ATGACCCGCCTTGAAACGTTTTACAAAGATTCGGTGATGCAGAAGCTCACCGAGCGCTTTGGCTACCAGAACGTCATGGAAGTCCCGCGCATTACGAAGATCACGCTCAACATGGGCGTCGGCGAAGCTGCCGGTAACAAGAAGATCCTCGACAATGCCGTGGCTGACATGACCAAGATCGCCGGCCAGAAGCCGGTCACCACGAAGGCTCGCGTCTCCGTCGCATCGTTCAAGATCCGCGACGGCTGGCCGATCGGTTGCAAGGTCACCCTGCGCCGTGCCCAGATGTGGGAGTTCCTGGACCGCCTGATCAACATCTCGCTGCCGCGTACGCGCGACTTCCGTGGTGTCTCGGGCCGTGCATTTGATGGCCGCGGTAACTACAACTTCGGCATCAAGGAACAGATCATCTTCCCGGAAATCGACTTCGACCAGGTCGACGCGCTGCGCGGTATGGATATCTCCATCACCACCACTGCGAAGTCCGACGAAGAAGCCAAGGCACTGTTGGAAGCCTTCAGCTTCCCGTTCCGCAACTGA
- the rpsN gene encoding 30S ribosomal protein S14 — protein sequence MAKTSMIERDVKRSKLVKKYAAKRAELKAIVLSATASYDEKMEAQTKLQKLPRDASPSRQRNRCALTGRPRGVYSKFGLGRNKLREATMRGDVPGLRKASW from the coding sequence ATGGCCAAGACCTCGATGATTGAGCGTGATGTCAAGCGCTCCAAGCTCGTCAAGAAGTACGCCGCCAAGCGCGCCGAACTGAAGGCGATTGTTCTGAGCGCCACCGCCTCGTATGACGAGAAGATGGAAGCCCAGACCAAGCTGCAGAAGCTGCCGCGTGACGCTTCGCCGTCGCGTCAGCGCAACCGCTGCGCCCTGACCGGCCGCCCGCGTGGCGTCTACAGCAAGTTCGGCCTCGGCCGCAACAAGCTGCGCGAAGCCACCATGCGTGGCGACGTGCCGGGCCTGCGCAAGGCAAGCTGGTAA
- the rpsH gene encoding 30S ribosomal protein S8, which produces MSMTDPIADLFTRIRNSQATGKSVVRMPSSKMKLALAQLLQNEGYVLDARVAEEDGKPVLEIKLKYFEGRPAIETIARVSRSGLRVYRGKDELPKVLGGLGISIISTSAGLLTDAQARAKGLGGEVIGQVA; this is translated from the coding sequence ATGAGCATGACTGATCCCATCGCCGATCTGTTTACGCGCATCCGCAATAGCCAGGCCACTGGCAAGTCGGTTGTCCGTATGCCGTCGTCGAAGATGAAGCTGGCCCTCGCCCAGCTCCTGCAGAACGAAGGCTATGTCCTTGACGCCCGCGTTGCCGAAGAAGACGGCAAGCCGGTCCTCGAGATCAAGCTGAAGTATTTCGAAGGCCGTCCGGCTATCGAAACCATCGCCCGTGTCAGCCGTTCGGGTCTCCGCGTTTACCGCGGCAAGGACGAGCTGCCGAAGGTTCTCGGCGGCCTGGGTATCTCGATCATCTCCACCTCCGCCGGTCTCCTGACCGATGCGCAGGCCCGTGCCAAGGGTCTGGGTGGCGAAGTCATTGGCCAGGTGGCGTAA
- the rplF gene encoding 50S ribosomal protein L6 yields the protein MSRVAKKPITLPKGVEISVANGTVSVKGPKGTLTTHELPGISFAQENGVATVVVADGTDDKFGGTARAIVANMVIGVANGFEKKLELVGVGYRAQMQGKSINLSLGFSHPVVFEAPEGITIETPTQTEVLVKGADKQLVGQVAAKIRAFRSPEPYKGKGVRYAGEKIILKEAKKA from the coding sequence ATGTCACGTGTAGCCAAGAAGCCCATCACGCTCCCCAAGGGCGTTGAAATCTCGGTCGCCAACGGCACCGTCTCCGTCAAGGGCCCCAAGGGCACCCTGACCACCCACGAACTGCCGGGCATCTCGTTCGCGCAGGAAAATGGCGTGGCCACGGTTGTCGTTGCCGATGGCACTGACGACAAGTTCGGCGGTACCGCTCGCGCCATCGTCGCGAACATGGTCATCGGCGTGGCCAACGGCTTCGAAAAGAAGCTGGAACTGGTCGGCGTCGGTTACCGCGCGCAGATGCAGGGCAAGTCGATCAACCTTTCGCTCGGCTTCTCGCATCCGGTCGTCTTCGAGGCGCCGGAAGGCATCACCATCGAAACCCCGACGCAGACGGAAGTCCTGGTGAAGGGCGCCGACAAGCAGCTCGTCGGCCAGGTGGCTGCGAAGATCCGCGCATTCCGTTCGCCGGAACCCTACAAGGGTAAGGGCGTCCGCTATGCCGGCGAGAAGATCATCCTGAAGGAAGCCAAGAAGGCCTAA
- the rplR gene encoding 50S ribosomal protein L18 translates to MNKNESRLRRAKSTRSHIRELAVARLSVHRTGQHIYAQVFAPNGTVVAAASTVQSSVAEGLKSKKNVEAATTVGRIVAERAKAAGIEAVAFDRSGFRYHGRIKALADAAREAGLKF, encoded by the coding sequence ATGAACAAGAACGAATCCCGCCTGCGCCGCGCCAAGTCGACCCGCTCTCACATCCGTGAGCTCGCCGTCGCCCGCTTGAGCGTGCACCGCACTGGCCAGCACATCTACGCCCAGGTCTTTGCACCGAACGGCACCGTCGTGGCAGCTGCCTCGACCGTGCAGAGCTCGGTGGCCGAAGGCCTCAAGAGCAAGAAGAACGTCGAGGCCGCCACCACGGTGGGTCGCATCGTTGCCGAGCGCGCCAAGGCCGCCGGTATCGAAGCCGTCGCGTTCGACCGCTCGGGTTTCCGTTACCACGGTCGCATCAAGGCTCTCGCCGATGCGGCTCGTGAGGCCGGCCTCAAGTTCTAA
- the rpsE gene encoding 30S ribosomal protein S5 — protein sequence MSSTDRENSDGMLEKLIAVNRVAKTVKGGRQMSFTALTVVGDGEGRVGFGYGKAREVPVAISKAMERARRNMVTIELNQGTLWYAIKANHGAARVYMQPASQGTGVIAGGAMRAVLEVVGVKDVLAKAVGSRNPINLVRATIKGLQAVASPKRIAAKRGKTIEEVLGNG from the coding sequence ATGTCCTCGACAGATCGCGAAAATTCGGACGGCATGCTTGAAAAGCTTATCGCCGTCAACCGCGTGGCCAAGACCGTCAAGGGTGGCCGCCAGATGAGCTTCACCGCGCTGACGGTTGTCGGCGATGGCGAAGGCCGCGTCGGTTTTGGTTATGGCAAGGCGCGTGAAGTGCCGGTCGCCATTTCCAAGGCCATGGAACGCGCCCGCCGCAACATGGTCACGATTGAACTGAACCAGGGCACCCTGTGGTACGCCATCAAGGCCAACCACGGCGCAGCCCGCGTTTACATGCAGCCCGCTTCCCAGGGTACCGGCGTCATCGCCGGCGGCGCCATGCGCGCTGTCCTCGAAGTGGTCGGCGTGAAGGACGTGCTGGCCAAGGCCGTCGGCTCGCGCAACCCGATCAACCTCGTCCGCGCGACGATCAAGGGTCTGCAGGCCGTCGCCTCGCCGAAGCGCATCGCCGCCAAGCGTGGCAAGACGATCGAAGAGGTGCTGGGCAATGGCTAA
- the rpmD gene encoding 50S ribosomal protein L30: MAKNTETTGTVRVRLVKGLRGVQGRHRLSVKALGLGKLNDVRELKDSPQVRGLINTVYYLVRVEE; the protein is encoded by the coding sequence ATGGCTAAGAACACCGAAACCACCGGCACCGTCCGCGTGCGCCTCGTCAAGGGCCTGCGTGGTGTGCAGGGTCGTCATCGCCTGAGCGTCAAGGCCCTCGGCCTCGGCAAGCTCAACGATGTCCGTGAACTGAAGGATTCCCCGCAGGTCCGTGGCCTCATCAACACGGTCTACTACCTGGTCCGGGTTGAGGAGTAA
- the rplO gene encoding 50S ribosomal protein L15 — protein MIMRLNDLRPGKGARKTRTRVARGIGSGLGKTAGRGHKGQHARAGNTHRVGFEGGQMPLQRRLPKVGFRSLKKADTEQVMLYQLAAIEADTIDPIALHAAGLVTSRAKKIKIVLKGEITRAVKLQGVLATAGAKAAIEAAGGSVE, from the coding sequence ATAATCATGCGTCTTAATGATCTCCGCCCTGGTAAGGGCGCTCGCAAGACCCGCACCCGCGTCGCTCGCGGTATTGGTTCCGGCCTCGGCAAGACTGCCGGCCGTGGCCATAAGGGTCAGCACGCTCGTGCCGGTAACACGCACCGCGTCGGTTTCGAAGGCGGCCAGATGCCGCTGCAGCGTCGTCTCCCGAAGGTGGGCTTCCGCTCGCTGAAGAAGGCCGACACCGAACAGGTCATGCTCTATCAGCTGGCGGCTATCGAAGCCGACACCATCGATCCGATCGCTCTGCACGCCGCTGGCCTCGTGACCAGCCGCGCCAAGAAGATCAAGATCGTGCTGAAGGGCGAGATTACTCGCGCTGTGAAGCTCCAGGGTGTGCTCGCGACGGCCGGTGCCAAGGCCGCCATCGAAGCCGCCGGCGGCAGCGTGGAGTAA
- the secY gene encoding preprotein translocase subunit SecY, whose protein sequence is MAGAQGNSLGSLGKLTELRQRIFFLIGALIVFRLGSFIPVPGVNPEAMTSLVEGGGGLLNMVNMFSGGSLSRFSVFALGVVPYISASIVVQMMGSVIPSLMALRKEGESGRRKMTMYTRFGTVGLAAFQAFGIAVALQKQVAAGGSPVVYMPGPGFIMASVVGLTAGTMFLMWLGEQITERGIGNGISMLIFAGIVAGLPAAVAHTLSMANNGELSVLKLLLVTVVILGVTAFVVFMERAQRRITVNYAKQGNQRQFQRQTSHLPLKINMAGVIPPIFATSLLLFPATAATWFGSAHQSRWLQAVTTALSPGEPIHDIVFAVLVIGFAFFYTAIVFNSQETADNLKRSGALIPGIRPGRATADYIDGVMTRLTGVGALYIVLVCLVPTFLQNAWHVPFYFGGTSLLIVVVVVMDFTAQVQAHLVSHQYESLLKKSNLRRG, encoded by the coding sequence GTGGCTGGAGCGCAGGGCAATTCGCTCGGCTCGCTGGGCAAACTGACGGAACTGCGTCAGCGCATCTTTTTCCTGATTGGTGCGCTGATCGTCTTCCGCCTCGGCTCGTTCATTCCCGTTCCGGGCGTGAACCCCGAGGCGATGACGAGCCTGGTTGAGGGCGGCGGCGGCCTGCTGAACATGGTCAACATGTTCTCGGGTGGTTCGCTGTCCCGCTTCTCGGTCTTCGCACTGGGTGTCGTGCCTTATATCTCGGCTTCGATCGTGGTCCAGATGATGGGCTCGGTCATTCCTTCGCTGATGGCATTGCGCAAGGAAGGTGAGTCGGGTCGTCGCAAGATGACGATGTACACCCGCTTCGGCACGGTCGGCCTCGCGGCCTTCCAGGCCTTCGGCATCGCGGTCGCCCTGCAGAAGCAGGTCGCGGCAGGCGGTTCGCCGGTGGTGTACATGCCGGGTCCTGGTTTCATCATGGCTTCGGTCGTCGGCCTCACCGCCGGCACCATGTTCCTGATGTGGCTGGGCGAGCAGATCACCGAGCGCGGTATTGGCAACGGCATTTCGATGCTGATCTTCGCCGGTATCGTGGCTGGCCTGCCCGCTGCGGTGGCGCACACGCTGAGCATGGCGAACAACGGCGAGCTGTCGGTCCTGAAGCTGCTGCTGGTCACCGTGGTCATCCTGGGTGTCACGGCTTTCGTGGTGTTCATGGAGCGCGCCCAGCGGCGCATCACCGTGAACTACGCGAAGCAGGGCAACCAGCGTCAGTTCCAGCGCCAGACATCGCATCTGCCGCTGAAGATCAACATGGCGGGCGTCATTCCGCCGATCTTCGCGACCAGCCTGCTGTTGTTCCCGGCTACCGCGGCAACCTGGTTCGGCTCTGCCCACCAGTCGCGTTGGCTGCAGGCGGTGACCACGGCGCTGAGCCCGGGTGAGCCCATCCACGACATCGTGTTCGCGGTGCTGGTGATCGGTTTCGCCTTCTTCTATACGGCGATCGTGTTCAACTCGCAGGAAACGGCCGATAACCTCAAGCGTTCGGGCGCGCTGATTCCGGGCATCCGCCCGGGTCGGGCCACGGCGGACTACATCGATGGCGTCATGACCCGGCTTACCGGTGTTGGCGCGCTCTACATCGTCCTGGTCTGCCTGGTGCCCACGTTCCTTCAGAACGCCTGGCACGTACCGTTCTATTTCGGCGGCACTTCGCTGCTGATCGTGGTGGTGGTGGTGATGGACTTTACGGCCCAGGTCCAGGCCCATCTCGTCAGCCACCAGTACGAGAGTCTGCTTAAGAAGTCCAATCTCCGCCGCGGCTGA
- the rpsM gene encoding 30S ribosomal protein S13 yields MARIAGVNLPVQKHVWVGLQSIYGIGRSRAKKVCADAGVVSTTQIKSLSEGEVEKIRAEIAKYTVEGDLRREIGMAVKRLMDLGCYRGLRHRRGLPVRGQRTRTNARTRKGPRRPIKK; encoded by the coding sequence ATGGCGCGCATCGCGGGTGTCAATTTGCCGGTCCAGAAGCATGTCTGGGTTGGCCTGCAGAGCATTTACGGAATCGGCCGTTCGCGGGCGAAGAAGGTCTGTGCCGACGCTGGCGTGGTTTCGACCACCCAGATCAAATCGTTGAGCGAAGGCGAGGTCGAGAAGATCCGCGCTGAAATCGCCAAGTACACGGTCGAAGGCGATCTTCGCCGCGAGATCGGTATGGCGGTCAAGCGTCTGATGGACCTGGGTTGCTATCGTGGCCTGCGCCATCGTCGCGGCCTGCCGGTGCGCGGCCAGCGCACGCGTACCAACGCCCGTACCCGCAAGGGTCCGCGTCGTCCGATCAAGAAGTAA
- the rpsK gene encoding 30S ribosomal protein S11, producing the protein MAKPVKTKKKIKRVVTDAVAHVQASFNNTIVTITDRQGNALSWATAGGAGFRGSRKSTPFAAQVAAEKAGRAAGDYGVKTVEVRIKGPGPGRESAVRSLNALGYKVLNIIDVTPIPHNGCRPPKKRRV; encoded by the coding sequence ATGGCTAAGCCGGTTAAGACCAAGAAGAAGATTAAGCGCGTTGTCACGGATGCCGTGGCCCACGTGCAGGCTTCGTTCAACAACACGATCGTCACGATCACCGATCGCCAGGGCAACGCCCTGTCGTGGGCGACTGCTGGTGGCGCGGGTTTCCGCGGTTCCCGTAAGTCGACCCCGTTCGCTGCCCAGGTTGCCGCCGAAAAGGCTGGCCGCGCTGCCGGCGACTACGGTGTGAAGACCGTGGAAGTTCGCATCAAGGGCCCCGGCCCGGGCCGTGAGTCGGCCGTGCGTTCCCTGAATGCGTTGGGCTACAAAGTGCTCAACATTATTGACGTCACGCCGATTCCGCATAACGGCTGCCGTCCCCCCAAGAAGCGTCGCGTCTAA
- the rpsD gene encoding 30S ribosomal protein S4, whose protein sequence is MARYRGATCKLARREGADLGLKSPARALDSKCKLENKPGQHGANKRARLSDYAVQLREKQKVKRIYGVLERQFSNYYTKASTQKGNTGENLLRLLESRLDNVVYRMGFAVTRAQARQLVAHKSVTVNGKKVNVPSYHVRPGDEVSLTEKARTQLRVQEAATIYDTMDLRPTWVEVDSKKFAGTFKAVPDRGDLPADINEALIVELYSK, encoded by the coding sequence ATGGCCCGTTATCGTGGAGCTACCTGCAAACTTGCGCGTCGTGAAGGTGCCGACCTCGGTCTGAAGAGCCCGGCCCGCGCGCTTGATTCCAAGTGCAAGCTCGAAAACAAGCCCGGTCAGCATGGCGCCAACAAGCGCGCCCGCCTGTCCGACTACGCAGTGCAGCTGCGTGAGAAGCAGAAGGTCAAGCGCATCTACGGTGTGCTTGAGCGTCAGTTCAGCAACTACTACACCAAGGCTTCGACCCAGAAGGGCAACACAGGTGAAAACCTGCTTCGCCTCCTGGAGAGCCGGCTCGACAACGTCGTCTACCGCATGGGTTTCGCGGTCACCCGCGCCCAGGCCCGCCAGCTCGTCGCCCATAAGTCGGTGACGGTCAACGGCAAGAAGGTCAACGTTCCCTCGTACCACGTCCGTCCGGGCGACGAGGTTTCGCTGACCGAGAAGGCCCGTACGCAGTTGCGTGTGCAGGAAGCGGCGACGATCTACGACACGATGGACCTCCGTCCGACGTGGGTCGAAGTCGACAGCAAGAAGTTCGCAGGCACGTTCAAGGCCGTCCCTGATCGTGGTGATCTGCCGGCCGATATCAACGAAGCCCTGATCGTCGAGCTTTACTCGAAGTAA